Proteins encoded together in one Undibacterium sp. CCC3.4 window:
- a CDS encoding aminopeptidase P N-terminal domain-containing protein: MNPNCSEFKARRLRLLSLMQAQGGGVAIIPSAREVIRNSDNHYPFRHDSYFYYLSGFMEPDAVLVLLATAEQAHSILFCREKNPEREIWDGFRYGPAAAQEVFGLDAAWPLSVLTEKLADYLANAATVFYSNAAEPRLDSELQQSLDLVRGRARSGVQAPSQTDDVRRLIDEMRLFKDDKEIALMQTAASIAGDAHARAMRYAAPGQFEYQLEAEILHEFLHRGAQAPAYGSIVASGANACVLHYQSNRAQIRDGDLILIDAGCEFDSYAADITRTFPANGKFSAPQKTLYQIVLASQQAALACAHPGARYIDGHHAAVRVLTEGMLDVGLLDKNRVGTLDDAIASAAYRQFYMHSTGHWLGLDVHDVGRYHCKEGADTPYRPLAAGMVITIEPGLYVRPTEQVPERFWNIGIRIEDDILITAEGHLDLSRATPKTVEEIEAQMRAR, translated from the coding sequence ATGAACCCGAATTGCTCCGAATTTAAGGCCCGTCGCCTGCGCTTACTTTCTTTGATGCAAGCCCAAGGTGGTGGCGTCGCGATTATCCCCAGCGCGCGCGAAGTAATACGCAATAGCGACAATCACTATCCATTCCGGCATGACAGCTATTTTTACTATCTGTCCGGTTTCATGGAGCCGGATGCCGTGCTGGTCTTGCTTGCCACCGCAGAACAGGCGCACAGCATCCTGTTTTGTCGCGAAAAAAATCCGGAACGAGAAATTTGGGATGGTTTTCGCTACGGCCCGGCGGCGGCACAAGAGGTGTTCGGGCTCGATGCCGCCTGGCCGCTGTCGGTCTTGACGGAAAAGTTAGCCGATTACTTGGCTAACGCTGCTACCGTGTTTTACAGCAACGCCGCCGAGCCCCGGCTCGATAGCGAACTGCAACAAAGTCTGGACTTAGTCCGTGGACGTGCGCGCAGCGGTGTGCAAGCGCCGAGCCAGACTGACGATGTGCGGCGCTTGATCGATGAAATGCGGCTATTTAAAGACGACAAAGAAATCGCCCTCATGCAAACCGCTGCCAGTATCGCCGGTGACGCCCATGCGCGCGCCATGCGTTACGCCGCACCGGGTCAATTCGAATACCAGCTCGAGGCAGAAATTCTGCATGAATTCCTCCATCGTGGTGCCCAAGCCCCGGCTTACGGCAGTATCGTCGCCTCCGGTGCCAATGCCTGCGTGCTGCATTATCAAAGTAATCGGGCGCAAATCCGTGACGGCGATCTGATTCTCATCGATGCCGGTTGTGAATTTGACAGCTATGCCGCCGACATCACCCGCACCTTCCCGGCCAACGGCAAATTCAGTGCGCCGCAAAAGACCCTGTACCAAATCGTGCTGGCCTCGCAGCAAGCGGCGCTAGCCTGTGCCCATCCGGGCGCACGCTATATCGATGGTCACCATGCCGCCGTGCGCGTGCTGACCGAAGGCATGCTCGACGTCGGCTTGCTCGATAAGAACCGCGTCGGCACGCTCGATGATGCCATCGCCAGCGCTGCCTATCGACAGTTTTACATGCATTCGACCGGCCATTGGCTCGGTCTCGATGTGCACGATGTCGGCCGTTATCATTGCAAGGAAGGTGCAGACACACCGTATCGTCCGCTGGCAGCCGGCATGGTCATCACCATCGAACCGGGCTTATATGTGCGCCCAACCGAACAAGTACCGGAACGCTTCTGGAACATCGGCATCCGCATCGAAGATGATATTCTGATCACCGCCGAAGGCCACCTCGATCTCAGCCGAGCCACCCCGAAAACGGTGGAAGAGATTGAAGCCCAAATGCGTGCACGCTGA
- the murU gene encoding N-acetylmuramate alpha-1-phosphate uridylyltransferase MurU: protein MKAMLLAAGRGERMRPLTDTCPKPLLKVRGRPLIVWHILNLVKAGIHDIVINHAHLGAMLEDSLGDGSQFGARLQYSPETTALETAGGIAQALPLLGNAAFLVVSADIYIPHFDFRACLNTLEENDPWGTPLAAETRDLAWLYMVKNPPFHPHGDFALSLMGLSNHKEDRHTFANIGVYRPELFASIEAGSHAKLGPLLTQHIESGRIGGELYRGIWHNVGTPEQLAALNAPLKLNQDS, encoded by the coding sequence ATGAAAGCCATGTTATTGGCCGCCGGACGCGGCGAACGAATGCGCCCACTGACCGATACCTGCCCGAAACCTTTGCTCAAGGTGCGCGGTCGGCCCTTGATCGTCTGGCACATTTTGAACTTGGTCAAGGCTGGCATCCACGACATCGTTATCAACCATGCCCATCTTGGGGCCATGCTCGAAGACAGCCTTGGCGATGGCAGTCAGTTCGGTGCACGGTTGCAGTATTCACCGGAAACGACGGCGCTCGAAACCGCCGGCGGTATCGCACAAGCCTTGCCCTTACTCGGTAACGCAGCATTTTTGGTGGTGTCAGCCGATATTTATATTCCGCATTTTGATTTCCGCGCATGTCTGAACACGCTGGAAGAGAATGACCCTTGGGGCACGCCGCTGGCAGCCGAGACGCGCGACTTGGCATGGTTGTATATGGTCAAAAATCCGCCCTTCCATCCGCACGGCGACTTTGCCTTAAGCCTGATGGGATTGTCCAATCACAAGGAAGATCGCCATACTTTTGCGAATATCGGGGTGTACCGACCGGAACTGTTTGCCAGCATTGAAGCCGGCAGCCATGCCAAACTCGGCCCTTTATTGACGCAACACATAGAGAGTGGTCGCATCGGCGGCGAACTGTATCGCGGTATCTGGCATAACGTCGGCACGCCGGAACAATTGGCCGCCCTCAATGCTCCACTCAAGCTTAACCAGGACAGCTGA
- a CDS encoding aminoglycoside phosphotransferase family protein: MPSTPASASFASLSDTKTARRLALQDWLATLTTPHLQLDSLRLASADASFRQFYRLDSSDGRSLIAIDAPPATENSANYIKVATLFKQLSLSVPDVLAHDLEQGFLLVSDLGTQTYAQVLNHDSAHKLYLDAIDSLILMQAQSQPEQLPEYDRAFLMRELGIFSEWYIGQHLGLTLTPAQSQTLDKVFEHLSANAIAQPQVFVHRDYHSRNLIPMEKGNPGIVDFQDALYGPITYDLVSLLRDAYVQWDEELVLDWAIRYWEKARRAGLPVAADIDSFYRDFEWMGLQRHLKILGIFARLSVRDGKNQFLADMPVVMEYIRKTTHRYKELVPLLRLLDELENTAPAVGYTF; the protein is encoded by the coding sequence ATGCCTTCTACCCCAGCTTCTGCCTCTTTTGCATCTTTGTCTGACACAAAAACGGCGCGCCGCCTCGCTTTACAAGATTGGCTGGCGACCCTGACTACGCCGCATTTGCAGCTCGATAGCTTGCGTTTGGCCTCGGCCGACGCCAGTTTTCGCCAATTTTACCGGCTCGACAGCAGCGATGGCCGCAGCTTGATTGCCATCGACGCGCCGCCGGCCACTGAAAATTCGGCCAATTATATTAAAGTAGCAACGCTGTTCAAACAATTGTCGCTCAGCGTACCGGACGTGTTAGCCCATGATTTAGAGCAAGGTTTTTTACTCGTCAGTGACCTCGGCACGCAAACCTATGCCCAAGTGCTCAACCATGACAGCGCCCACAAATTGTATCTCGACGCCATCGACAGCTTGATCTTGATGCAAGCGCAAAGCCAGCCCGAGCAATTACCGGAATACGATCGCGCCTTTCTGATGCGTGAACTCGGCATATTTTCCGAATGGTATATCGGCCAACATCTGGGTCTGACCCTGACACCGGCGCAAAGCCAGACCCTGGATAAAGTGTTCGAGCATCTGAGCGCCAACGCTATTGCACAGCCACAAGTCTTTGTGCATCGCGATTACCACTCGCGCAATTTGATACCCATGGAAAAAGGCAATCCCGGCATCGTCGATTTTCAAGACGCGCTGTACGGCCCGATCACCTATGACTTGGTATCGCTGTTACGCGATGCCTACGTGCAATGGGATGAAGAACTGGTACTCGACTGGGCCATACGCTATTGGGAAAAAGCACGGCGCGCCGGCTTGCCGGTGGCAGCCGATATTGACAGTTTTTACCGCGACTTCGAATGGATGGGCTTGCAACGCCACTTAAAGATACTCGGCATCTTTGCGCGCCTGTCTGTCCGCGATGGCAAGAATCAATTCCTCGCCGACATGCCGGTAGTGATGGAATATATACGCAAAACCACGCATCGCTACAAGGAATTGGTACCGCTGCTGCGTTTGCTCGATGAATTGGAAAATACCGCGCCGGCAGTCGGCTATACTTTTTAA
- a CDS encoding LPS-assembly protein LptD translates to MFPTIPAILVSVLVPAFYSQVQAQTLPPFTGPATQQFDFEQDRLGRQQTNPLRADDKDAPTVVRAEQTFGRPERDIQFQDNVEIVKGGTTMTSDKASYSFIDDEFAASGKVRMDRYGDCYKGDSLHLQLSTSFGNLINGSYKLLKSNAQGEAERIDFLDDERSIVHNGTYSTCDGPDPDWYLRTNTLDLDSGLDVGVAGRSVLYFMGTPILATPSLSFPLSGARHSGFLPPVVGASSSGGAEFGLPYYFNIAPNRDFTLYPKFIAKRGLQLGAEARYLDPSYRGETTIEGILDDKVTKSNRYAITSVHEQTLMPGLALAWNYNAASDDNYPADFSNSITKTSQRLLLRDLSLTYAPASFWNVTFRTTNYQVLQDVTAPIARPYDRLPQLQLHAEQYDVMGFDWSLDTTLTRFWHPDLLRGDRLVVNPKLSLPLVQPGYFVIPQISLHAANYQLANQIAGQPSGMQSVVPTFAIDSGLVFERQSNLFGQPVTQTLEPRLFYVRTPYVDQSALPNFDSGDADFNFSQIFSTNRFTGDDRVGDSNQITAALVSRYLEMDGEELMRLAIGQRFYFNTQRVTLDTTFAPSRSDLLLAATAKVSKSLTADAALQFSQSSNQSVQASYGVRWQPEPKKVLNLAYRFQRDTLEQIDISGQWPVADRWYAVGRSNYSLMDKKIVDGLVGFEYKADCWALRFVLQRFAINSVSNNSGFSIQLELSGLARLGVGNNPIEALKRNISGYQAISER, encoded by the coding sequence ATGTTTCCTACTATACCGGCAATTCTCGTGTCGGTATTGGTTCCCGCATTCTATTCACAGGTGCAAGCTCAAACCTTGCCGCCGTTCACGGGGCCAGCAACACAGCAGTTTGATTTCGAACAAGATCGTCTCGGACGTCAGCAAACTAATCCACTGCGCGCCGACGATAAGGATGCGCCCACCGTGGTGCGCGCCGAGCAGACTTTTGGCCGCCCGGAACGCGATATCCAATTTCAAGACAATGTGGAAATCGTCAAGGGTGGTACCACCATGACGTCGGACAAGGCCAGCTATTCATTTATCGACGATGAGTTCGCGGCCAGTGGCAAGGTGCGCATGGATCGCTATGGCGATTGCTATAAAGGCGACAGCTTGCATCTGCAACTGAGCACCAGCTTCGGCAATTTGATTAATGGCAGCTATAAGTTACTGAAAAGTAATGCTCAGGGTGAAGCGGAGCGCATCGATTTTCTTGATGATGAACGCTCTATCGTCCATAACGGCACGTACAGCACCTGCGATGGGCCCGATCCGGACTGGTACTTACGCACCAATACGCTCGATCTCGACAGCGGACTCGATGTTGGCGTGGCCGGCAGATCGGTGCTGTATTTCATGGGGACGCCTATCTTGGCGACGCCGTCGCTGAGTTTCCCGCTTTCCGGGGCGCGTCATTCCGGCTTTTTGCCGCCGGTGGTCGGGGCTTCGTCTAGCGGCGGGGCCGAGTTCGGCTTACCGTATTACTTTAATATTGCACCGAATCGCGATTTCACCCTTTATCCTAAGTTCATAGCTAAACGTGGTTTGCAACTGGGTGCAGAAGCGCGTTATCTCGATCCCTCTTATCGCGGTGAAACCACCATCGAAGGCATACTCGACGATAAAGTGACCAAGAGCAATCGGTATGCGATTACCTCGGTGCATGAGCAAACGCTGATGCCCGGCTTGGCGCTGGCATGGAATTACAATGCCGCCTCTGATGATAATTATCCGGCCGACTTCTCCAATTCGATCACCAAAACCTCGCAGCGCTTGCTGTTGCGCGATTTATCCTTAACTTATGCTCCCGCCTCGTTTTGGAACGTGACCTTCCGCACTACCAATTACCAAGTGCTGCAGGATGTGACCGCCCCGATTGCTCGGCCGTATGACCGTCTGCCGCAGTTGCAATTGCATGCAGAGCAATATGATGTCATGGGTTTTGACTGGTCGCTCGATACCACGCTCACCCGCTTCTGGCATCCTGATTTGCTGCGTGGTGATCGCTTGGTGGTCAATCCGAAATTATCGCTGCCATTGGTGCAGCCTGGCTATTTTGTGATTCCGCAAATCAGCTTGCATGCGGCGAATTATCAACTGGCCAATCAGATTGCCGGTCAGCCTAGCGGCATGCAAAGTGTCGTGCCGACTTTTGCGATCGATAGTGGGCTGGTGTTCGAACGGCAGTCCAACTTGTTTGGCCAACCGGTCACGCAAACGCTGGAACCGCGTTTGTTCTATGTTCGTACCCCCTATGTCGACCAATCGGCCTTGCCAAACTTTGACAGTGGCGACGCCGATTTCAATTTTTCGCAGATTTTCAGCACCAACCGCTTTACCGGTGATGATCGAGTAGGTGATTCGAATCAAATTACGGCGGCACTGGTTTCGCGTTATCTGGAAATGGATGGCGAGGAATTGATGCGCTTAGCTATTGGCCAACGCTTTTATTTCAACACGCAAAGAGTGACGCTCGATACCACGTTCGCCCCTAGCCGTTCGGATTTGTTGCTGGCGGCGACGGCGAAAGTGTCGAAAAGCCTGACTGCTGATGCCGCTTTGCAATTTAGTCAGAGTAGTAACCAATCTGTACAGGCCAGCTATGGTGTGCGTTGGCAGCCGGAACCGAAGAAGGTCTTGAATCTGGCCTACCGCTTTCAGCGCGACACTTTGGAGCAGATCGATATCTCCGGTCAATGGCCGGTGGCTGATCGCTGGTATGCCGTGGGACGCTCGAATTATTCCTTGATGGATAAGAAGATCGTCGATGGCTTGGTTGGGTTTGAATACAAAGCCGATTGTTGGGCCCTGCGTTTTGTGCTGCAACGCTTTGCCATCAACAGTGTGAGCAATAATTCAGGGTTTTCGATACAGCTCGAGTTGAGTGGTCTGGCGCGTTTAGGCGTGGGAAATAATCCGATTGAAGCATTAAAACGCAATATTTCCGGTTATCAAGCTATCAGTGAGCGTTAA
- a CDS encoding peptidylprolyl isomerase, giving the protein MKQSQFLSVLTASVLLTGLLSGHAALAQTKAAGKAQVVNSIVVVVNDEVITRQELNERLLSVERRLKTAGTAAPERADLQKQILERMILDRAQLQLAKENGIRVDDVMLDRTMLRMAEQNKMSLQEFRNQIEREGTPYPRFREEIRDDILMQRVREREVDSKILITESEVDNFLAAEASAKVDKQEINLAHILVRIPENATAEQITLRRARAEEVLQKLRSGGDFAKLAVTYSDSAEALKGGDLGWREQERLPQLFVDAISKIKEGEFSEIVRSPNGFHIVKLNGKRASSDTKADAAVVQQTHVRHILMKANQIVNDAEVRQKMLDLKQKIDSKAATFEDLAKANSSDGSASKGGDLGWIYPGDTVPEFEQAMNKLAINEVSAPVQSQFGYHLIQVLERKSEDQSKDRKRLAARQALHDRKADEALQDWLRELRDRTYVEFRLDDK; this is encoded by the coding sequence ATGAAACAAAGTCAATTCCTTTCCGTTCTCACGGCCTCCGTTCTGCTGACCGGCTTGCTGAGCGGGCATGCCGCTCTTGCTCAGACTAAAGCCGCTGGCAAAGCGCAAGTGGTCAACAGCATCGTCGTCGTCGTCAATGATGAAGTCATTACCCGGCAGGAATTGAACGAGCGCTTGTTATCCGTTGAGCGCAGACTGAAGACTGCTGGTACGGCCGCGCCTGAGCGTGCCGATTTGCAAAAGCAAATTTTGGAACGCATGATACTCGACCGTGCGCAGTTGCAACTGGCTAAGGAGAACGGTATACGCGTCGATGATGTCATGCTCGATCGCACGATGTTGCGCATGGCTGAACAAAATAAAATGAGCTTGCAAGAATTCCGCAATCAAATTGAACGCGAAGGCACGCCTTACCCACGTTTCCGCGAAGAAATTCGTGACGATATCCTGATGCAACGGGTACGTGAGCGTGAAGTCGACAGTAAAATTTTGATCACTGAGTCCGAGGTCGATAACTTCCTCGCCGCCGAAGCCAGTGCGAAAGTAGATAAGCAAGAAATCAATTTGGCGCATATCTTGGTGCGGATTCCTGAAAATGCAACGGCAGAGCAAATTACGCTGCGCCGCGCCCGTGCCGAAGAAGTCTTGCAAAAATTGCGCAGCGGCGGCGATTTTGCAAAACTCGCCGTTACTTACTCTGACAGTGCCGAAGCGCTCAAAGGTGGCGATCTCGGCTGGCGTGAGCAAGAACGTTTGCCGCAATTGTTCGTCGATGCGATTAGTAAAATCAAAGAAGGTGAATTTTCCGAGATCGTGCGTAGCCCGAACGGTTTTCATATCGTTAAACTCAATGGTAAGCGCGCATCGAGTGATACCAAGGCGGATGCTGCCGTGGTTCAACAAACCCATGTTCGGCATATTTTGATGAAGGCGAATCAAATCGTCAACGATGCCGAAGTGCGTCAGAAAATGCTCGACTTGAAACAGAAAATAGATAGTAAAGCAGCAACGTTTGAAGATTTGGCAAAAGCCAATTCCAGCGATGGTTCGGCTTCCAAAGGTGGTGATCTCGGCTGGATTTATCCGGGCGATACGGTGCCGGAATTTGAACAAGCGATGAATAAACTGGCGATCAATGAAGTCAGCGCACCTGTCCAGTCGCAATTCGGTTATCACCTGATCCAAGTTTTGGAACGCAAATCGGAAGATCAATCGAAAGATCGCAAGCGTCTGGCCGCACGTCAGGCTTTGCATGACCGCAAGGCTGATGAAGCTTTGCAAGACTGGCTGCGCGAATTGCGTGATCGTACCTATGTCGAATTCCGTTTGGATGACAAGTAA
- the pdxA gene encoding 4-hydroxythreonine-4-phosphate dehydrogenase PdxA — protein MLESKLPVIAITVGEPAGVGPEISLRAAWALRHEVRPVLIGDAAYLSMLAHDIDPAISLMGMSQEALRLNGMAASGNQRLTVIDCPLAAHVTAGQLDRRNSRAVLHTLDVAIESIQQGWCDAMVTAPLQKSIINDAGVKFSGHTEYLAEQTGTAQVVMMLACEANATLPKGLRVALATTHLPLQAVPAAIQFDSLLRTIQIIDHDLRHKFGIARPRLLVTGLNPHAGENGYLGSEEIDIIAPVIQHAAGLGISIEGPYPADTLFQEKYLNQADCVLAMYHDQGLSVLKFASFGLGVNITLGLPLIRTSVDHGTALDLAAQGLGLADSGSMQTAIRLAAVMAHHQKQS, from the coding sequence ATGCTTGAGAGTAAATTGCCGGTCATCGCCATCACGGTGGGCGAGCCGGCAGGCGTCGGGCCGGAAATCTCCTTGCGTGCAGCGTGGGCGCTGCGCCATGAAGTGCGACCGGTGTTGATCGGTGATGCGGCGTATTTGTCCATGTTGGCCCACGATATAGACCCTGCCATTAGCCTGATGGGCATGTCGCAGGAAGCGCTGAGACTCAATGGCATGGCGGCCAGCGGCAATCAACGTCTGACCGTCATCGATTGCCCTCTGGCGGCCCATGTCACGGCCGGTCAATTAGACCGACGCAACAGCCGCGCCGTTTTGCATACCCTTGATGTGGCAATCGAAAGCATACAACAAGGCTGGTGCGATGCCATGGTGACCGCACCTTTACAAAAAAGCATAATCAACGATGCCGGTGTCAAATTCAGTGGTCATACCGAATACTTAGCCGAACAGACCGGCACGGCGCAAGTGGTGATGATGTTGGCATGTGAAGCCAATGCCACCCTGCCCAAGGGCTTGCGGGTGGCTCTGGCGACTACGCACTTGCCTTTGCAAGCAGTGCCAGCGGCGATACAATTCGATTCCTTGCTGCGCACGATACAAATCATCGACCATGATCTGCGCCACAAATTCGGCATAGCACGGCCGCGCCTGCTGGTTACCGGGCTCAATCCGCATGCTGGTGAAAACGGTTATCTTGGTAGCGAAGAAATAGACATCATTGCCCCGGTGATTCAGCATGCCGCTGGCCTTGGCATCAGTATCGAAGGGCCGTATCCGGCCGATACGCTGTTCCAAGAAAAATATCTCAACCAAGCCGACTGCGTGCTGGCCATGTACCACGACCAAGGCTTGAGCGTACTCAAATTCGCCAGTTTCGGACTCGGCGTCAATATCACTTTAGGCTTACCGTTGATCCGCACTTCGGTCGATCACGGCACCGCCCTCGATCTGGCCGCCCAAGGCTTGGGGCTGGCCGATAGCGGCAGCATGCAGACGGCAATCCGGCTCGCCGCCGTCATGGCACATCATCAGAAACAATCATGA
- the rsmA gene encoding 16S rRNA (adenine(1518)-N(6)/adenine(1519)-N(6))-dimethyltransferase RsmA, translating into MKHIPRKRFGQNFLTDQLVLSQIIRTIDPKPGQTMVEIGPGLAAMTRLLLDELTHLHVVELDRDLVARLKKNFATDKLIVHEGDALKFDFSTIAVPEGAKLRVVGNLPYNISSPLLFHLAEIAPLVEDQHFMLQKEVVERMVAPPGSKTYGRLSVMLQWRYEMTMMFVVRPEAFDPPPRVESAIVRMIPKASPLVCDPASLQAVVTKAFSQRRKVVRNCVAGMFSEAQLIEAGIDPQSRPETIALEQYVNLARMLKSAA; encoded by the coding sequence ATGAAACATATTCCACGCAAACGCTTCGGGCAGAATTTTCTGACCGATCAATTGGTCTTGAGCCAAATTATTCGTACCATCGATCCAAAACCGGGTCAAACCATGGTCGAAATTGGCCCTGGCTTAGCGGCCATGACGCGTCTGTTGCTCGACGAATTGACGCACCTGCATGTGGTCGAGCTTGATCGCGACTTGGTCGCACGGCTGAAGAAAAACTTTGCGACGGACAAATTGATCGTGCATGAAGGCGATGCACTGAAATTCGATTTCAGTACGATTGCGGTACCAGAAGGGGCGAAATTACGCGTCGTCGGCAATTTGCCGTATAACATTTCCAGCCCTTTGTTATTCCATCTTGCCGAGATCGCCCCCTTGGTGGAAGATCAACACTTCATGTTGCAAAAAGAAGTGGTCGAACGCATGGTGGCGCCGCCCGGTAGCAAGACTTACGGTCGGCTCTCGGTCATGCTGCAGTGGCGCTACGAGATGACGATGATGTTCGTGGTGCGGCCGGAAGCCTTTGATCCGCCACCGCGGGTAGAATCGGCTATTGTGCGCATGATACCGAAAGCCAGTCCCTTGGTATGTGATCCGGCCAGCTTGCAAGCGGTGGTGACCAAAGCCTTTTCGCAACGCCGTAAAGTAGTGCGTAATTGTGTCGCTGGTATGTTCAGTGAAGCGCAATTGATCGAAGCCGGCATCGATCCGCAAAGTCGCCCGGAAACGATAGCCCTTGAACAGTATGTCAATCTGGCCAGAATGTTGAAAAGTGCCGCCTGA
- the pgi gene encoding glucose-6-phosphate isomerase — translation MNITQTPEWQSLLQHRQRLEHTHLRELFAQDPLRFEHFSAELDGLLIDYSKQRIDQPTLDALLALARLSHVEEWRDRMFAGERINISEDRAVLHTALRHMDFKPFPSAELDVMPQVRGVRKQMRDIVERVRSGLWRGFKGDAIQNIVNIGIGGSDLGPKLATRALAAMQHPNLKFFYVSNLDSAHLAPLLEELDPRTTLFIVASKTFTTQETNINAQTARTWLMAAAMEEWAIGKHFIAVTASTDKAHAFGIPDANILPLWDWVGGRYSLWSAVGLSVALAIGMSGFERLLLGAETMDAHFCATPLEQNLPVLLALISVWNTNFLGAETTAILPYNESLRHLPAFLQQLEMESNGKTVGREGEALTCRANPIVWGEIGVNGQHAFFQLLHQGGWLIPCDFVVAASSDYPLPGHQAPLLANCLAQSAALAFGKTEAQAREELMQAGMDEPQIAKLLPHKVFAGNQPSTTLLMPALEPFQLGMLLALYEHKVFVQGVIWGINSFDQWGVELGKQLANRLLPAIMGDQAYDAQLDASTSGLIAYFRRHGHV, via the coding sequence ATGAATATTACGCAAACGCCAGAATGGCAATCTTTGCTGCAACATCGGCAGCGCCTTGAACATACACATTTGCGCGAATTGTTTGCCCAAGACCCTTTACGCTTTGAACATTTTTCCGCCGAGCTCGATGGCTTGCTGATCGATTATTCCAAGCAGCGCATCGATCAGCCTACGCTCGACGCCTTGCTGGCCTTGGCGCGCTTATCGCATGTGGAAGAATGGCGTGACCGCATGTTCGCCGGTGAAAGAATCAATATCAGCGAAGACCGTGCGGTTTTGCATACCGCTTTGCGGCACATGGATTTCAAGCCTTTCCCCAGCGCCGAACTCGATGTCATGCCGCAGGTACGCGGCGTGCGCAAGCAAATGCGCGATATTGTCGAACGTGTGCGTAGCGGACTCTGGCGCGGCTTCAAAGGTGATGCGATTCAAAACATCGTCAACATCGGCATCGGTGGCTCCGATCTCGGACCCAAGTTAGCCACGCGTGCGCTGGCAGCCATGCAGCATCCGAATTTAAAATTTTTTTACGTCTCCAATCTCGATAGTGCTCATCTGGCACCCTTATTGGAAGAACTCGATCCGCGCACGACGCTGTTCATCGTCGCCTCGAAAACCTTCACCACCCAAGAAACCAATATCAATGCGCAAACCGCACGTACTTGGTTGATGGCGGCGGCCATGGAAGAGTGGGCGATTGGCAAGCATTTCATCGCCGTCACAGCCAGTACCGACAAGGCCCATGCCTTCGGTATTCCCGATGCCAATATTTTGCCGCTGTGGGATTGGGTTGGCGGTCGTTACTCGCTGTGGTCGGCAGTCGGTTTGTCGGTGGCGCTGGCGATAGGCATGAGCGGCTTCGAGCGCTTGCTGCTCGGTGCAGAAACCATGGATGCGCATTTCTGCGCCACACCGCTGGAACAGAATCTGCCGGTCTTACTCGCTCTGATTTCGGTATGGAATACCAATTTCCTTGGCGCTGAAACCACCGCCATTTTGCCGTATAACGAATCGCTGCGGCATTTGCCGGCATTTTTACAGCAACTGGAGATGGAATCGAATGGTAAAACCGTCGGTCGTGAGGGTGAAGCGCTGACCTGTCGCGCTAATCCCATTGTTTGGGGTGAAATCGGCGTCAATGGCCAGCATGCATTTTTCCAATTGCTACACCAAGGCGGTTGGTTGATCCCTTGCGATTTCGTCGTTGCCGCCTCGAGCGATTATCCTTTGCCGGGGCATCAAGCGCCGCTGTTAGCGAATTGTCTGGCACAAAGCGCCGCCTTGGCTTTCGGTAAAACCGAAGCGCAGGCGCGCGAAGAATTGATGCAAGCTGGCATGGATGAGCCGCAGATTGCCAAATTGTTACCGCATAAAGTATTTGCCGGCAATCAGCCATCGACCACGCTTTTGATGCCAGCGCTGGAGCCATTTCAGCTCGGCATGTTATTGGCGCTGTATGAACACAAAGTGTTCGTGCAAGGTGTGATCTGGGGCATCAACTCATTCGACCAATGGGGTGTTGAACTCGGTAAGCAATTGGCCAACCGACTGTTACCAGCTATCATGGGCGACCAAGCCTATGATGCCCAGCTCGATGCCTCGACCAGTGGTTTGATCGCGTATTTCCGCCGGCACGGCCACGTTTGA